The following proteins are encoded in a genomic region of Anopheles merus strain MAF unplaced genomic scaffold, AmerM5.1 LNR4000650, whole genome shotgun sequence:
- the LOC121602836 gene encoding uncharacterized protein LOC121602836: protein MKRYLLDLSALYSDHRQKAYIGYRAAWTTVGCLIRTVQDTFGIASDLYVCSEDGIFYPECENVGLIPDGETLRILPKAQVQSRKRSNTVSDDEPRKRTAANAQQESSTYEDIESTLLGLPKPKRRRIRKRKSKTVVDEQQPSQPVPSAPIKQPTVDETQNGHVRFPDEESQTSEEKASSDDPELPYRNLNRTMKARVVRAVSPSSLTIQPPSDIPSEHANNGSAEDTHTTEPSVRTSSPSLKPRIVRALRPESATVQVKRELLEASHVKAATAALQQSCPPQTVQQQNTAIIEIDSQPTPVPGEEATRDAGATILAV, encoded by the exons ATGAAAAGATATCTGTTAGATTTAAGTGCACTATACTCTGATCATCGCCAGAAAGCGTACATCGGCTACCGGGCGGCGTGGACCACGGTGGGATGTTTGATACGGACCGTACAGGACACGTTCGGCATCGCTTCGGATCTGTACGTGTGCAGTGAGGATGGAATTTTCTATCCCGAGTGTGAAAATGTAGGCCTTATACCCGACGGAGAAACATTAAG GATACTTCCTAAAGCACAGGTGCAAAGTAGGAAACGATCCAACACAGTTTCAGACGACGAACCTCGCAAGCGTACCGCCGCAAACGCTCAGCAAGAAAGCAGCACATACGAAGACATCGAATCCACGCTGCTCGGTCTCCCAAAACCAAAGCGTCGTCGTATACGGAAGCGTAAAAGTAAGACTGTTGTGGATGAGCAGCAACCCTCCCAGCCAGTGCCAAGCGCACCCATAAAACAACCAACAGTTGACGAAACACAAAACGGACACGTTCGCTTCCCCGACGAGGAGTCGCAAACGAGCGAGGAGAAGGCATCATCGGACGATCCAGAACTGCCCTATAGAAACTTAAATCGCACCATGAAGGCAAGAGTCGTGCGGGCCGTGTCCCCATCCTCGCTCACAATACAGCCACCAAGCGATATTCCCTCTGAACATGCAAATAATGGCAGTGCTGAAGACACTCACACTACTGAGCCATCCGTACGCACCTCAAGCCCCTCCCTAAAACCCAGAATCGTTCGAGCACTTCGACCGGAAAGCGCAACGGTGCAGGTAAAGCGGGAACTACTTGAAGCTTCCCACGTGAaggcggcgacggcggcgCTGCAACAATCATGTCCACCGCAAACAgtgcagcaacaaaacacgGCGATAATCGAGATTGACTCTCAACCAACACCTGTTCCCGGTGAAGAGGCCACTCGTGATGCCGGCGCAACAATACTGGCAGTATGA
- the LOC121602838 gene encoding LOW QUALITY PROTEIN: recombination repair protein 1-like (The sequence of the model RefSeq protein was modified relative to this genomic sequence to represent the inferred CDS: inserted 1 base in 1 codon) has protein sequence MEEKPKKRGRQPRGVAKETAVEAEKQQEQLTEPDQMPSEPLKARGGSKRKATVPEPAPVVEKPARKPAAKRTKAGDVVEESNGVEENGAKTNGEVMEKVAPAKKGRSTKKEAVPEQEASSNGTAEDVKAKGKKAPAKRETKATKASKTAEEPATVKEMVEEEEAPAPAKRGRTKASTKKEEESEKAAPAKPKGRGKAKDKTDGDDDVSVTKHVEPEASSAVQSTAKTAKPTVKGRKKAAEDTVPVSTAPESPPSKAVERPKRTRRAIIQRVADNGEALEDAPKKATKKKAAAEEATNGDIPTVTQRKRAKPQPPADEMEEDEEEALPSKGKKVKAAPAAAAGSKMNKSATNYGKLNLALEEDKPWNFKISSWNVAGLRSWVGKGGLEFIEHEKPDIMCVQETKCTEDQMPDEARHIKGYHPYWLCKPGGHAGVAIYSKKMPFHVAYGLGDEEQDQDGRLLTAEYEKFYLVCVYVPNAGRKLVNLPKRLRWNEKFHQYLRDLDAKKPVILCGDMNVAHEEIDLANPXTNKKNAGFTPEEREGMTELLSYGFVDTFRKLYPDRTGAYTFWTYMGGARAKNVGWRLDYFITSERLASKVTDNVIRSQVFGSDHCPVTLF, from the exons ATGGAAGAAAAGCCGAAAAAGCGTGGACGTCAACCGAGAGGTGTTGCCAAAGAGACCGCCGTTGAAGCGGaaaagcagcaggagcagcttaCGGAACCCGATCAAATGCCATCGGAGCCGTTGAAGGCTCGCGGTGGTAGCAAGCGGAAAGCGACTGTGCCAGAACCGGCACCGGTGGTGGAAAAGCCAGCACGGAAACCGGCAGCAAAGCGTACAAAGGCGGGCGACGTGGTAGAAGAAAGCAATGGAGTGGAGGAAAATGGTGCAAAAACCAATGGGGAGGTGATGGAAAAGGTCGCACCGGCTAAGAAGGGTCGATCGACGAAAAAGGAAGCAGTACCCGAGCAAGAAGCATCCAGCAATGGCACGGCGGAAGACGTCAAAGCAAAGGGGAAGAAAGCTCCTGCCAAGAGGGAAACGAAGGCGACCAAAGCTTCGAAGACAGCGGAGGAGCCTGCTACGGTGAAGGAAATGGTCGAAGAGGAGGAGGCTCCAGCGCCTGCTAAGCGTGGACGAACCAAAGCTAGCACCAAAAAGGAGGAAGAGTCGGAAAAGGCTGCTCCAGCGAAGCCAAAGGGTCGTGGAAAAGCGAAAG ATAAGAcggatggcgatgatgatgtctCTGTAACGAAGCATGTAGAGCCGGAAGCGTCTTCTGCTGTCCAATCCACAGCTAAGACCGCTAAACCGACCGTAAAGGGTAGAAAGAAAGCAGCGGAGGACACTGTACCAG TTTCCACCGCACCCGAATCTCCCCCTTCCAAGGCTGTAGAACGGCCAAAACGGACTCGAAGGGCGATTATCCAGCGCGTGG CTGACAACGGAGAGGCTCTGGAAGATGCCCCCAAAAAGGCCACGAAGAAAAAGGCAGCTGCGGAAGAAGCTACGAATGGAG ACATTCCCACTGTAACGCAACGGAAAAGGGCAAAGCCTCAACCACCTGCAGATGAAATGGAAGAAGACGAGGAGGAAGCGCTACCGTCAAAGGGAAAGAAAGTGAAAGcggcaccggcagcagcagcaggctcgAAAATGAACAAATCTGCCACCAATTATGGGAAGCTAAATCTCGCCCTCGAGGAGGACAAACCGTGGAATTTCAAAATCTCCAGCTGGAACGTGGCCGGACTGCGCAGCTGGGTTGGCAAGGGCGGGCTCGAGTTTATCGAGCACGAAAAGCCCGACATCATGTGCGTGCAGGAAACGAAGTGCACGGAGGACCAGATGCCGGACGAGGCACGCCACATCAAGGGCTACCATCCGTACTGGCTGTGCAAGCCGGGCGGACACGCGGGTGTTGCGATCTATTCGAAAAAGATGCCCTTCCACGTGGCGTACGGGTTGGGCGACGAGGAGCAGGACCAGGACGGGCGGCTGCTGACGGCAGAGTACGAAAAGTTCTACCTGGTGTGCGTGTACGTGCCGAATGCGGGCAGAAAGCTGGTCAACCTGCCGAAGCGCTTGCGGTGGAACGAAAAGTTCCACCAGTACTTGCGCGATCTGGACGCCAAGAAGCCGGTCATACTGTGCGGCGATATGAACGTGGCGCACGAGGAGATCGACCTGGCCAACC AAACGAACAAGAAGAACGCCGGCTTTACGCCGGAGGAGCGCGAAGGGATGACGGAGCTGCTGTCGTACGGGTTTGTCGATACGTTCCGGAAGCTGTACCCCGACCGGACCGGTGCGTACACGTTCTGGACGTACATGGGGGGTGCTAGGGCGAAGAATGTGGGCTGGCGGCTCGATTACTTCATCACGTCCGAGCGGTTGGCCAGCAAGGTGACGGATAATGTGATCCGCTCGCAGGTGTTCGGTAGCGATCACTGTCCCGTGacgttgttttaa
- the LOC121602839 gene encoding LOW QUALITY PROTEIN: transmembrane protein 53-B-like (The sequence of the model RefSeq protein was modified relative to this genomic sequence to represent the inferred CDS: inserted 1 base in 1 codon), with the protein MSAIYGTRMESDYPLDDTLEYFIKFPSPNFRSDTQTAESDYVFVCNETNVPIVLLLGWAGCQDKYLMKYSKIYEDRGLITIRYTAPVENLFWKRAGMHQIGEKILKLIYDMNFDSHPLIFHVFSNGGAFLYQHIALALRRSKSPINICGMIFDSAPGDRRIVGLYRAITAIYGKERRCNALLSAFMAVAAILLWTFEDAFNYILNFIKPRGYEVQTNPSHNLKYESNAWPXLFLYSKEDLLIPYTDIEKFANYRRRCGVDVRMICFERSEHVKHYIRHPQQYVYTVCKFINDCLSHYYGKFHN; encoded by the exons ATGTCCGCCATCTACGGCACACGGATGGAATCGGACTATCCGCTGGACGACACGCTCGAGTACTTTATCAAGTTTCCCTCACCCAACTTCCGGAGCGACACACAAACGGCCGAAAGTGATTATGTGTTCGTGTGCAATGAAACGAACGTCCCcatcgtgctgctgctcgggtGGGCCGGATGCCAGGACAAGTATCTGATGAAGTACTCCAAAATCTACGAAGACCGTGG ACTCATCACCATCCGGTACACGGCACCGGTGGAGAATCTATTCTGGAAGCGGGCCGGTATGCATCAGATCGGCGAGAAGATATTGAAACTCATCTACGACATGAACTTCGACAGCCATCCGCTCATATTCCACGTGTTTTCCAACGGAGGAGCCTTCCTGTACCAGCACATTGCGCTCGCATTGAGAAGGTCCAAGTCGCCGATTAACATTTGCGGCATGATCTTCGACTCGGCACCGGGCGACCGGCGGATAGTGGGGCTGTACCGGGCCATTACGGCGATCTACGGGAAGGAGCGACGGTGTAATGCCCTGCTGTCCGCGTTCATGGCCGTCGCTGCCATTTTACTGTGGACTTTTGAG GACGCCTTCAATTACATACTCAATTTTATCAAACCCCGAGGCTACGAAGTACAAACCAATCCGTCGCACAACTTGAAGTACGAAAGCAACGCATGGC AGCTGTTTCTTTACTCCAAGGAGGACCTTTTGATACCCTATACT GATATAGAAAAGTTTGCCAACTACCGGCGGCGCTGCGGTGTGGACGTGCGCATGATTTGCTTCGAGCGTTCCGAGCACGTGAAGCACTACATCCGCCACCCGCAGCAGTACGTCTACACCGTCTGCAAGTTTATCAACGATTGTTTGTCGCACTACTATGGCAAATTTCACAACTGA
- the LOC121602840 gene encoding thioredoxin-2-like, which yields MVYMVKDSEDFNNKLEAAGDQLVVVDFFATWCGPCKVIAPKLEEFQNKYADKIVVVKVDVDECEELAAQYNIASMPTFLFIKRKEVVGQFSGANAEKLENFIQQHSA from the coding sequence GAGGACTTCAACAACAAGCTGGAAGCGGCCGGTGATCAGCTCGTCGTGGTCGATTTCTTCGCCACCTGGTGCGGCCCGTGCAAGGTGATCGCCCCGAAGCTGGAGGAGTTCCAGAACAAGTACGCGGACAAGATCGTCGTGGTGAAGGTGGATGTGGACGAGTGCGAGGAGCTGGCGGCCCAGTACAACATTGCCAGCATGCCCACCTTCCTGTTCATCAAGCGGAAGGAGGTGGTGGGCCAGTTCTCCGGCGCGAACGCGGAAAAGCTGGAAAACTTCATCCAGCAGCACTCGGCGTAA